From the genome of Brevibacterium sp. JSBI002, one region includes:
- a CDS encoding HutD family protein — MRALASFADRNPVLWANGAGQTTELVSLADSAQLTPGLRPWRLSIARLERVGPFSALPGVARTFLPTAEVVLEIDRIVHPVPALRAEHFLGSQDVNLVELAAPCFAVNLMVADDGMDDSAHDTGTGAGSETECACGELQMGIGEQLPASRFRFVLTLEAGLDLPCFQLLELEPGEVAPEEVSMAYLHSESGDAHI, encoded by the coding sequence ATGCGCGCGCTCGCCTCGTTTGCCGACCGTAATCCTGTCCTGTGGGCCAATGGTGCCGGTCAGACCACTGAGCTCGTCTCCCTGGCTGACTCCGCGCAGCTGACTCCGGGGCTGCGTCCTTGGCGGTTGAGCATCGCTCGACTCGAACGCGTGGGCCCGTTCTCAGCGCTGCCCGGAGTGGCGCGCACCTTCCTCCCCACCGCCGAGGTGGTCCTGGAGATCGACAGAATCGTGCACCCGGTGCCGGCGTTGCGCGCGGAACATTTCCTCGGAAGTCAGGACGTGAACCTCGTCGAACTGGCAGCGCCCTGTTTCGCCGTCAACCTCATGGTCGCCGACGACGGTATGGACGACTCCGCTCACGACACCGGCACGGGCGCGGGCAGCGAAACCGAATGTGCCTGCGGCGAGCTGCAGATGGGCATCGGCGAGCAGCTCCCGGCCAGCAGATTCCGGTTTGTGCTCACTCTCGAAGCGGGGTTGGATCTCCCGTGTTTTCAACTGCTGGAACTCGAGCCGGGTGAGGTTGCTCCAGAGGAGGTCTCGATGGCGTATCTTCACTCCGAAAGTGGCGACGCGCACATCTGA
- a CDS encoding VOC family protein: MAIAKQPVVVLDAPDAAELAEFYGQLLDWKVAVEEDGTWAEVTSDSWPPLCIQQVEDYHAPSWPGQAHPQQMHLDVIVDDLDVAEESVLEIGAGKAPEQPGETFRVFLDPAGHPFCLCKG; encoded by the coding sequence ATGGCTATCGCAAAGCAACCTGTGGTCGTACTCGATGCTCCCGACGCCGCCGAGCTCGCAGAGTTCTACGGCCAGCTCCTCGATTGGAAGGTCGCGGTCGAGGAGGACGGCACCTGGGCGGAAGTCACCTCCGATTCTTGGCCCCCGCTGTGCATTCAGCAGGTCGAGGACTACCACGCGCCCAGCTGGCCCGGTCAGGCCCACCCGCAGCAGATGCACCTCGACGTCATCGTCGACGACCTCGATGTTGCTGAGGAGTCCGTGCTCGAGATCGGTGCGGGCAAGGCCCCAGAGCAGCCGGGAGAGACGTTCCGCGTGTTCCTCGACCCGGCCGGTCACCCGTTCTGCCTGTGCAAAGGATGA